One genomic region from Mycobacterium basiliense encodes:
- a CDS encoding TadA family conjugal transfer-associated ATPase translates to MKGSLIDRVRERLANESGPLRPSVVAAAIRTESGGMLGDTEVLANLRVLQTELTGAGILEPLLCANNTSDVLVTAPDAVWVDDGNGLRRTDVRFPDEVAVRRLAQRLALAAGRRLDDAQPWVDGLLSGIGVGGFAVRLHAVLPPVAVQGTCLSLRVLRPTTQDLPALIATGAIEPPAADLIDDIVAARLAFLVCGGTGAGKTTLLAAMLGAVSATERIVCVEDAAELAPQHPHVVNLVARCANVEGAGEITVRQLVRQALRMRPDRIVVGEVRGAEVVDLLAALNTGHGGGAGTVHANRPDEVPARLEALGALGGLDRAALHSQLAAAVQVLLHVARDRAGRRRLTEIAMLRRTDSGLVNAVTAWHTDRGMTDQAVNLCHLMHDRTAT, encoded by the coding sequence GTGAAGGGGTCGCTGATCGACCGCGTTCGCGAGCGGCTGGCGAACGAATCGGGCCCGTTGCGACCCAGTGTGGTCGCCGCGGCGATACGTACCGAGTCTGGTGGGATGCTCGGTGACACCGAGGTGCTGGCCAATCTTCGGGTATTGCAGACCGAGCTGACAGGCGCCGGCATTCTCGAGCCGCTGCTGTGCGCCAACAACACCAGCGACGTCCTGGTCACCGCGCCCGACGCGGTGTGGGTCGACGATGGGAACGGGTTGCGACGTACCGACGTTCGCTTTCCCGACGAAGTGGCGGTGCGCAGGTTGGCGCAACGTCTGGCGTTGGCCGCGGGTCGGCGGCTCGACGACGCGCAACCCTGGGTGGACGGACTGCTGAGCGGGATCGGTGTTGGCGGTTTCGCGGTGCGCCTGCATGCGGTGTTGCCGCCCGTGGCGGTGCAGGGCACGTGCCTGTCGTTGCGGGTATTGCGGCCCACCACTCAGGACCTGCCGGCGCTGATCGCCACGGGCGCCATCGAGCCCCCGGCCGCAGACTTGATCGACGACATCGTCGCCGCTCGCCTGGCATTTCTAGTGTGTGGGGGCACCGGAGCCGGGAAGACGACCCTGCTGGCGGCGATGTTGGGCGCCGTGTCGGCCACCGAGCGGATCGTGTGTGTCGAGGACGCCGCTGAGCTGGCGCCTCAGCACCCCCACGTTGTGAACCTCGTGGCACGGTGCGCGAACGTCGAAGGTGCCGGTGAGATCACGGTGCGCCAACTCGTCCGGCAGGCATTGCGGATGCGGCCAGACCGGATCGTCGTCGGGGAGGTCAGGGGCGCGGAGGTGGTGGATCTGTTGGCGGCATTGAACACCGGCCATGGGGGCGGCGCAGGCACCGTGCACGCCAACAGGCCCGATGAGGTTCCCGCCCGGCTGGAAGCGCTGGGAGCGCTCGGCGGCTTGGACCGCGCGGCGCTGCACAGCCAGCTTGCCGCTGCGGTGCAGGTGCTGTTGCACGTTGCGCGTGATCGGGCCGGGCGGCGCCGGCTTACGGAGATTGCCATGCTGCGCCGCACCGACAGTGGCCTTGTCAATGCGGTGACCGCGTGGCATACGGACCGCGGAATGACCGACCAGGCAGTCAATTTGTGCCACCTGATGCACGATCGGACCGCAACATGA
- the ssd gene encoding septum site-determining protein Ssd, with the protein MLSDPNLSDELDRIAAAVGVRVVHRGGHHPVSRKTWSAAAAVVLDQAEAERYAQSALPRRNHVSVLAASEVVTATWAAAIAVGAEHVLRMPDQEHRLIRELAEAAESARDARLRGEVVAVIGGCGGAGASLFATALAHTAAEALLVDLDPWGGGIDLLVGGEAEPGLRWPDLALQGGRLNWSAVCAALPRRRGVTLLSGTRLGYELESGPVNAVIDAGRRGGATVVCDLPRRLTEAALAALDTADLVVVICPCDVRAAAATATIAPVLVKINPNLGLVVRGPSPGGLRPPEVAKITGVPLLASMRAQPRLAGQLEHGGLRLQRRSALAGAARRVLGVLPRAGAGQNGRAA; encoded by the coding sequence ATACTGAGCGATCCGAACCTGAGCGACGAGCTGGACCGCATCGCCGCTGCGGTTGGTGTTCGCGTTGTTCATCGCGGCGGGCACCATCCGGTGAGCCGAAAGACCTGGTCAGCCGCCGCGGCGGTGGTGCTCGACCAGGCGGAGGCGGAGCGTTACGCGCAGAGCGCCCTGCCGCGCCGCAATCACGTGAGCGTGCTAGCCGCTAGCGAGGTCGTGACGGCGACCTGGGCGGCCGCCATCGCGGTCGGTGCCGAGCATGTCCTCCGGATGCCTGATCAGGAACACCGGTTGATCCGCGAGCTCGCCGAAGCTGCGGAATCGGCCCGCGACGCACGGCTACGCGGTGAGGTCGTCGCGGTCATCGGGGGCTGTGGTGGCGCCGGGGCATCATTGTTCGCGACGGCGCTTGCCCACACGGCCGCTGAGGCGTTGCTGGTAGATCTCGACCCCTGGGGCGGCGGTATCGATCTCTTGGTGGGCGGCGAAGCGGAGCCCGGTTTGCGCTGGCCCGACTTGGCTTTGCAGGGCGGCCGGCTGAATTGGTCAGCCGTCTGCGCGGCGCTACCCCGACGTCGGGGGGTCACCCTGCTCTCGGGCACCCGGCTCGGCTACGAGCTGGAATCCGGCCCGGTCAACGCGGTCATCGATGCGGGCCGACGCGGCGGTGCCACCGTGGTCTGCGACCTTCCGCGTCGGCTCACCGAAGCGGCCCTGGCCGCGCTGGACACCGCCGATCTCGTCGTCGTGATCTGCCCCTGCGACGTCCGCGCGGCCGCGGCCACCGCGACGATCGCCCCGGTCTTGGTCAAGATCAATCCGAACCTCGGTCTTGTCGTCCGCGGACCTTCGCCCGGCGGACTGCGGCCTCCCGAGGTCGCCAAGATCACCGGGGTTCCGCTGCTGGCGTCGATGCGAGCCCAGCCACGCCTTGCCGGGCAGCTGGAGCACGGTGGCCTACGGCTGCAACGGCGGTCGGCGCTGGCCGGGGCGGCCCGCCGGGTGCTTGGGGTGCTACCGCGTGCCGGCGCCGGGCAGAACGGTAGGGCGGCGTGA
- a CDS encoding HAD-IB family hydrolase, with product MTVPDSAGQQQTSPLAPYPHARTAAFFDLDKTIIAKSSTLAFSKPFFAQGLLNRRAVLKSSYAQFIFLLSGADHDQMDRMRTHMTNMCTGWDVAQVKSIVNETLHDIVTPLVFAEAADLIAGHKLCGRDVVVVSASGEEIVGPIARALGATHAMATRMVVEDGKYTGDVAFYCFGEGKVQAIRELAAREGYPLEHCYAYSDSITDLPMLEAVGHPSVVNPDRGLRREAVERGWPVLSFSRPVSLRDRIPAPSGAAIATTAAVGVSALAAGAVSYALLRRFAF from the coding sequence GTGACCGTCCCCGACTCGGCCGGGCAACAGCAAACGTCACCGCTGGCACCCTACCCACACGCCCGTACCGCTGCCTTCTTTGACTTGGATAAGACCATCATCGCCAAGTCCAGCACGCTGGCGTTCAGCAAACCCTTCTTCGCGCAGGGACTCCTCAACCGCCGCGCGGTCCTGAAGTCTAGCTATGCACAGTTCATTTTCCTGCTTTCCGGCGCCGATCATGACCAAATGGACCGGATGCGCACCCATATGACCAACATGTGCACCGGCTGGGACGTTGCCCAGGTGAAGTCGATCGTCAATGAGACACTGCACGACATCGTGACGCCACTGGTGTTCGCCGAAGCGGCGGACCTCATCGCGGGCCACAAGCTGTGCGGCCGGGACGTGGTGGTGGTCTCCGCCTCCGGCGAGGAGATTGTGGGTCCTATCGCCCGCGCCCTGGGCGCCACCCACGCCATGGCAACCCGAATGGTCGTCGAGGACGGAAAGTACACCGGCGATGTCGCGTTCTATTGCTTCGGCGAAGGCAAGGTGCAAGCGATCCGGGAACTGGCCGCCCGTGAGGGCTACCCGCTGGAACACTGCTACGCCTACTCCGATTCGATCACCGATCTGCCGATGCTCGAAGCGGTGGGGCACCCTTCGGTGGTCAACCCCGACCGCGGGCTGCGAAGGGAAGCGGTCGAACGGGGATGGCCGGTGTTGTCATTCTCGCGACCGGTCTCCCTGCGAGACCGTATCCCGGCACCCTCGGGTGCCGCGATCGCTACCACCGCCGCGGTCGGAGTCAGCGCGCTCGCGGCGGGAGCGGTCAGCTACGCACTCCTGCGCCGCTTCGCTTTCTAG
- a CDS encoding oxidoreductase — translation MTADPLTPLMELRGVAEASDLARAALGRAHRHRANLRGWPASAAEAALRAARASSVLDGGPGRWEDVVPASGAPAVSDPVFGGALRVAQALEGGGGPLVRVWQQAPLQALARLHMLAAADRVDDDRLGRPRADSGVGPRLELLADLVTGPTQASAPVVAAVAHGELLTLKPFGSADGVVARAVSRLIAIASGLDPHGLGVPELSWMRQPADYRDAADRFAGGTADGVAAWLLLCCRSMEAGAQEALAIAESLPRK, via the coding sequence GTGACGGCTGATCCGCTGACTCCGTTGATGGAACTGCGCGGCGTGGCCGAAGCCAGCGACCTGGCGCGTGCCGCGCTGGGCCGAGCGCACCGGCACCGAGCCAATCTGCGTGGCTGGCCGGCGAGCGCCGCTGAGGCTGCGCTGCGCGCGGCGCGGGCCTCGTCGGTGCTCGACGGCGGTCCGGGGCGATGGGAGGATGTGGTGCCCGCCTCGGGCGCGCCAGCGGTTAGTGATCCGGTGTTCGGGGGAGCCCTGCGGGTGGCGCAGGCACTCGAGGGCGGCGGTGGTCCGTTGGTTCGGGTGTGGCAGCAGGCGCCGCTACAAGCGCTGGCTCGGTTGCACATGCTGGCGGCCGCGGATCGGGTCGATGACGACCGGCTGGGGCGACCACGCGCCGACTCCGGAGTTGGCCCTCGTTTGGAGTTGCTGGCCGACCTGGTGACCGGACCGACGCAGGCCTCGGCACCGGTGGTTGCTGCGGTTGCACATGGCGAACTGTTGACGCTGAAGCCCTTTGGCAGCGCCGACGGCGTTGTGGCCCGGGCCGTATCGCGGCTGATAGCGATCGCCAGCGGGCTGGATCCGCATGGGCTCGGCGTGCCCGAGCTGAGTTGGATGCGTCAGCCCGCGGACTATCGCGACGCCGCGGACAGGTTCGCCGGGGGCACGGCTGATGGTGTCGCGGCCTGGTTGCTGCTGTGTTGCCGGTCGATGGAGGCCGGGGCGCAAGAGGCGCTCGCGATTGCCGAATCCCTGCCACGAAAATAG
- a CDS encoding dipeptide ABC transporter ATP-binding protein — protein MSTAGSPLLSVAGLEVRFGSDEPVVRGLDLTVCSGQTVAVVGGSGSGKTTAAAAILGLLAPGGRITAGRIVFDGRDITAFDRMADRRLMRTIRGREIGYVPQDPMTNLNPVWKVGFQIREALRANTDGGDSRRRAVDLLAQAGMPDPVVQAGRYPHQLSGGMCQRALIAIGLAGRPRLLIADEPTSALDVTVQRQVLDHLQQLTDELGTALLLITHDLALAAERAESVVVVNRGAVVESGAARQILTNPQHDYTRRLVSAAPSLAVRDKRSSQVRSRIAAEATQRSGGSDDILVAAEVTKTYLQARGVPWRRGEFRAVDSVSFRLRRASTLAIVGESGSGKSTLARMVLGLLKPTSGTLSFDGQPIETLDRGQAFAFRRRIQPVFQNPYSSLDPMYSVFRAIEEPLRIHRVGDRTQRRQLVRELVDQVALPSSVLDRLPRELSGGQRQRVAIARALALRPEVLVCDEAVSALDVLVQAQILDLLSGLQAGLGLTYVFISHDLAVIREISDDVLVMRAGRVVEHAPTEQVFVAPREEYTRQLLEAIPGVRATPR, from the coding sequence ATGAGTACCGCGGGGTCACCACTGTTATCCGTTGCGGGCCTGGAAGTCAGGTTCGGCTCGGACGAACCCGTGGTACGCGGGCTGGATCTGACGGTCTGTAGCGGTCAAACCGTCGCTGTGGTCGGTGGCTCGGGATCGGGTAAAACGACTGCGGCCGCGGCGATTCTTGGGCTGCTGGCACCTGGCGGACGGATTACCGCTGGCCGCATCGTCTTTGACGGGCGCGACATCACGGCGTTCGACCGCATGGCCGATCGGCGGCTGATGCGCACGATCCGAGGCCGGGAGATCGGCTATGTCCCGCAGGATCCGATGACCAATCTGAACCCGGTCTGGAAGGTCGGATTCCAGATTCGGGAAGCACTGCGGGCCAACACCGATGGTGGTGACTCCCGGCGGCGCGCGGTGGACTTGCTGGCGCAGGCCGGCATGCCGGATCCGGTGGTGCAAGCGGGACGCTATCCACATCAGCTGTCCGGTGGCATGTGTCAGCGCGCGTTGATCGCCATCGGGTTGGCCGGCAGGCCTCGGTTGTTGATCGCTGATGAGCCGACGTCCGCACTTGATGTCACCGTGCAGCGTCAGGTACTCGACCATCTTCAGCAACTCACCGACGAGCTAGGCACCGCGCTGCTGCTGATCACTCACGATCTGGCGTTGGCGGCCGAACGGGCCGAGTCTGTGGTGGTTGTCAACCGGGGCGCGGTGGTGGAGTCGGGTGCTGCGCGCCAGATTCTCACCAACCCACAACACGACTACACCCGGCGACTGGTTTCGGCTGCGCCATCGTTAGCCGTGCGAGACAAGCGCTCGAGCCAAGTCCGATCGCGAATCGCCGCCGAAGCCACCCAACGCAGTGGTGGTTCCGACGACATCCTCGTTGCCGCCGAGGTGACCAAGACCTATTTGCAAGCACGCGGCGTGCCCTGGCGCAGGGGGGAGTTTCGGGCCGTCGATTCGGTGTCGTTTCGGTTGCGGCGGGCAAGCACGCTTGCCATCGTGGGCGAGTCGGGATCGGGCAAGTCCACCCTGGCACGCATGGTGTTAGGCCTGCTCAAACCGACCTCGGGCACGCTGTCATTCGACGGTCAGCCGATCGAGACGCTGGATCGGGGTCAGGCGTTCGCGTTTCGGCGGCGCATCCAACCGGTGTTCCAGAACCCCTACAGCAGCTTGGATCCGATGTACTCGGTGTTTCGCGCCATCGAGGAACCGTTGCGCATCCATCGGGTCGGTGACCGCACACAGCGTCGACAGCTGGTACGCGAGCTGGTCGACCAGGTTGCGCTGCCCTCGTCGGTGCTGGACCGGCTGCCCAGGGAGCTCTCGGGTGGCCAACGACAACGCGTCGCGATTGCACGCGCGTTGGCGCTGCGGCCCGAGGTGCTGGTGTGCGACGAGGCCGTCTCGGCGCTGGACGTGCTGGTGCAGGCCCAGATTCTGGATCTGCTCTCCGGGTTGCAGGCCGGCCTTGGGTTGACCTACGTGTTCATCAGCCACGATCTAGCCGTCATCCGGGAGATCTCCGATGACGTGTTGGTAATGCGGGCCGGCCGAGTGGTGGAACATGCCCCGACTGAACAGGTATTTGTCGCGCCCCGCGAGGAGTACACCCGGCAACTCCTGGAGGCCATTCCCGGCGTCCGGGCGACTCCCCGCTAG
- a CDS encoding ABC transporter permease, with the protein MAELSGFWHDTWRGLRRRPKFVVAAALILLILLVAALPALFTGVDPTYADPSESMLGPSAAHWFGTDLQGHDIYARTIYGARASVTVGLGATFASFVVGGILGALAGFYGGWLDAAVSRITDVFFGLPLLLAAIVLMQVMHHRTVWTVIAILALFGWPQIARIARGSVLEVRSSDYVLAAKALGMSRFQTLLRHALPNAMGPVIAVATVALGIFIVTEATLSYLGVGLPTSVVSWGGDINVAQVRLRAGSPILFYPAGALGITVLAFMMMGDALRDALDPASRAWRA; encoded by the coding sequence ATGGCTGAGCTCAGCGGGTTTTGGCACGATACCTGGCGTGGGCTACGGCGGCGGCCGAAATTCGTTGTTGCCGCTGCCCTGATCCTGCTCATTCTCCTCGTCGCCGCGCTTCCGGCCCTATTCACTGGGGTCGACCCAACCTATGCCGATCCCAGCGAGAGCATGCTTGGCCCGTCGGCGGCGCACTGGTTCGGCACCGACCTACAAGGCCACGACATCTATGCACGCACCATCTATGGCGCTCGTGCCTCGGTGACCGTCGGCCTGGGCGCGACATTTGCCTCGTTTGTCGTGGGTGGAATCTTGGGCGCGCTGGCCGGCTTCTACGGTGGTTGGCTCGATGCGGCGGTCTCGCGGATCACCGATGTGTTTTTCGGACTACCCTTGCTGCTGGCCGCGATCGTGCTGATGCAGGTCATGCATCACCGCACGGTGTGGACGGTGATCGCCATCCTGGCGTTGTTTGGCTGGCCACAAATAGCCAGAATCGCCCGCGGTTCGGTGCTGGAGGTGCGCTCCAGCGATTATGTGCTCGCGGCTAAAGCGCTGGGGATGAGTAGGTTTCAAACACTGCTGCGGCATGCGCTACCCAACGCGATGGGTCCGGTAATCGCGGTTGCTACCGTCGCGCTGGGTATCTTCATCGTCACTGAGGCGACGTTGTCCTACCTTGGGGTTGGGCTGCCCACCTCGGTGGTGTCGTGGGGTGGTGACATCAACGTGGCACAAGTGCGGCTGCGGGCGGGCTCGCCCATCCTGTTTTATCCCGCGGGTGCATTGGGGATTACGGTGTTGGCCTTCATGATGATGGGCGACGCGTTGCGCGACGCCCTGGATCCGGCGTCGCGGGCGTGGCGGGCATGA
- a CDS encoding ABC transporter permease, giving the protein MGWYIARRIMAMVPVFLGATLLIYGMVFLLPGDPVAAIAGDRPLTPAVAAQLRARYHLDDPFLVQYLRYLGGLIHGDLGRAYSGLPVSAVLAHAFPVTIRLALIALTMEAVLGIGFGVIAGLRQGGIFDATVLVSGLIIIAVPIFVLGFLAQFVFGVWLGVAPVTVGARTTLDRLLLPGIVLGAVSFAYVVRLTRSAVAANAHADYVCTATAKGLSRPRVVTVHILRNSLIPVVTFLGADLGGLMGGAVVTEGIFNIHGVGGVLYQAVTRQEAPTVVSIVTVLVVIYLVTNLLVDLLYAALDPRIRYG; this is encoded by the coding sequence ATGGGTTGGTACATAGCGCGACGGATCATGGCGATGGTGCCGGTCTTCCTGGGTGCGACCTTGCTGATCTACGGCATGGTGTTCCTGCTGCCCGGCGACCCGGTCGCCGCCATTGCGGGCGACCGTCCGCTGACTCCCGCGGTGGCCGCACAGCTGCGCGCCCGATACCACCTGGACGATCCGTTCTTGGTGCAGTACCTGCGGTATCTGGGCGGTCTCATCCACGGTGACCTCGGGCGCGCCTACTCCGGCTTGCCGGTTAGTGCCGTACTGGCACATGCGTTTCCGGTTACCATCAGGCTGGCATTGATTGCCTTGACGATGGAGGCAGTGCTGGGTATCGGCTTCGGTGTGATCGCCGGTCTGCGCCAAGGTGGCATCTTTGACGCCACGGTGCTGGTGAGCGGGCTCATCATTATCGCGGTGCCGATATTTGTGCTCGGCTTTCTGGCGCAATTTGTATTCGGCGTATGGCTCGGGGTGGCGCCGGTTACGGTGGGAGCCCGGACAACCCTGGATCGTCTGCTGCTACCAGGAATTGTGTTGGGGGCGGTGTCCTTCGCGTATGTGGTGCGGCTGACGCGTTCCGCAGTGGCCGCTAACGCCCATGCTGACTATGTGTGTACCGCCACCGCCAAGGGACTGTCGCGGCCCCGGGTGGTGACTGTGCACATTCTGCGGAACTCGCTGATCCCGGTGGTGACATTCCTGGGCGCGGATTTGGGTGGGCTGATGGGCGGAGCCGTGGTCACCGAAGGCATTTTCAACATTCACGGCGTTGGCGGTGTCCTGTACCAAGCGGTCACCCGGCAGGAGGCACCCACGGTGGTGTCGATCGTGACGGTGCTGGTGGTGATCTATCTGGTCACCAATCTTTTGGTGGATTTGCTCTATGCCGCCCTGGACCCGCGGATCAGATATGGCTGA
- a CDS encoding peptide ABC transporter substrate-binding protein, with translation MVAVMRRMWATLAVVAAALAAAAPVAGCGGGILSPEVVTVNGGEPPNPLIPTGTNDSNGGRIVDRLFAGLMSYDAAGRASLEVAKSIDTSDNVNYRIILKPGWKFSDGTPVTAHSFVDAWNYGALSANAQLQQHFFSPIEGFDELAAAPATRTSMSGLRVVNDLEFTVRLKAPTIDFLLSLGHSAFYPLPKVAFRDMVEFGHNPIGNGPYRLDNGPDGPAWEHNVKIDLVPNPEYHGNRKPHNKGLRFEFYANLDTAYADLLSGNLDVLDTIPSSALTIYRRDLGDNATSGPAAVNQALDTPLRLRHFGGEEGRLRRLALSAAINRPQICRQIFNGTRSPARDFTARSLPGFDANLPGNSALDFNPDRAKRLWAQADAMSSWSGRYAIAYNADSGHQEWVDAVANSIKNVLGIDAVGAPQPTFAGLRTQITNRTIDTAFRAGWQGDYPSMIEFLAPLYATGAGSNDVGYSSREFDAALAHAEAAPNLREADVLANAAQRILFHDMPTIPLWDYIAVAGWSTEVSNVHVTWNGLPDYENIVKA, from the coding sequence ATGGTCGCTGTCATGCGCCGGATGTGGGCCACGCTGGCAGTCGTCGCTGCCGCATTGGCGGCCGCCGCGCCGGTGGCCGGGTGCGGGGGCGGGATCTTGAGCCCCGAAGTTGTGACGGTCAACGGTGGAGAACCGCCGAACCCGCTGATCCCGACCGGTACCAACGACAGCAATGGTGGCCGCATCGTTGATCGGCTGTTCGCCGGTCTGATGTCGTATGACGCGGCTGGTCGGGCTTCGTTAGAGGTCGCGAAGTCGATTGACACCAGCGACAACGTCAACTACCGAATCATCCTCAAACCCGGGTGGAAGTTCAGCGACGGCACACCGGTAACGGCGCACTCCTTTGTCGACGCGTGGAACTACGGAGCCCTGAGCGCCAATGCGCAACTGCAGCAGCACTTTTTCAGCCCGATCGAGGGGTTCGACGAGCTGGCCGCCGCACCAGCTACCCGAACCAGCATGTCCGGACTGCGGGTGGTCAACGATCTCGAGTTCACCGTGCGGCTCAAGGCGCCGACCATAGATTTCCTGCTGAGCCTGGGCCATAGTGCGTTCTATCCGTTGCCCAAAGTCGCGTTTCGAGACATGGTCGAGTTCGGACACAACCCGATCGGCAACGGTCCCTACCGGTTGGACAACGGCCCGGACGGGCCGGCTTGGGAACACAACGTCAAGATCGATTTGGTGCCCAATCCCGAGTACCACGGCAACCGCAAACCTCACAACAAAGGCCTGCGGTTCGAGTTCTATGCCAATCTCGACACCGCTTACGCCGATCTGCTGTCCGGCAATCTCGATGTCTTGGACACGATTCCGTCCAGCGCGTTAACGATTTACCGGCGCGACTTGGGTGACAACGCCACCAGCGGGCCGGCGGCGGTAAATCAGGCCCTCGATACGCCCTTGCGGCTGAGGCATTTCGGCGGCGAGGAGGGTCGGCTGCGCCGATTAGCTCTTTCGGCTGCCATCAACCGCCCCCAGATCTGTCGGCAGATTTTCAACGGGACTCGAAGTCCGGCACGTGATTTCACCGCTCGCTCGTTGCCGGGATTCGACGCCAACCTTCCGGGTAACAGCGCATTGGATTTTAACCCTGATCGCGCCAAGCGACTGTGGGCACAGGCCGATGCCATGTCGTCATGGAGCGGCAGATACGCAATCGCCTACAACGCCGACAGCGGCCATCAGGAATGGGTCGACGCGGTGGCCAACAGCATCAAGAACGTTCTCGGAATCGACGCGGTGGGGGCACCGCAGCCCACCTTCGCTGGACTTCGTACCCAGATCACCAACCGCACCATCGACACCGCATTCCGGGCCGGATGGCAGGGCGATTACCCCTCGATGATCGAGTTCCTCGCGCCGCTATATGCCACCGGCGCAGGATCTAACGACGTCGGATATTCCAGCCGGGAGTTCGACGCGGCGCTGGCTCATGCCGAAGCCGCGCCGAATCTACGGGAAGCTGACGTGTTGGCCAACGCCGCGCAGCGAATCCTGTTCCACGACATGCCGACAATTCCGCTGTGGGACTACATCGCGGTGGCGGGGTGGTCGACCGAAGTCAGCAATGTACACGTCACTTGGAACGGTCTGCCCGACTACGAGAACATCGTCAAGGCCTGA